A genomic stretch from Candidatus Hydrogenisulfobacillus filiaventi includes:
- a CDS encoding SBP_bac_5 domain-containing protein, which yields MTLTRRLPRRWGAATAAILLAGSVLAGCGRHPAAGPAPSERPQAGGTIVYAAPPETDINWYLPLAGTEFNSLYNFQLIYQLYKPLIWINHQYQVNWATSVARAVTWNPQGTVYHIFLHRRWHWSDGRPVTSRNVLFTWEVLRAASNRHAPAPWPYADTGMGGLPGNIRRVTADGPYELTITLKQPVNQEWFLYNGIAQLTPMPAAAWDRYPRDMTRELAYLGQNGTNPGFDRVVDGPYRLTRAVDKQSWTLSPNPSYDGHKALATIVLTYEASDAAEFAALKSGAAQVGSLDPTQWGARAQLTHDRVRPAYPFAFFGVELNMNPSDPGGLGPVFRRLYVRQALEMGIDQAAIDRLWHGFAPPQYGPVPTIPRTAFLAPGLNHPLYPFDPARGQALLEQHGWRDVHGVMTRRGVRLAFTLLVPAGSGILTQDAELLKADWAREGVQVTLRPEPFADITAAIGNPKASWSAAVGQGIVYGGSYPTGGEMFSSRGGMNTYGYADPVMDRLIARTHQPAATPAAALQAFQAYERYAARQLPMLWINNAVTLSVVADNVHNAYHYFNYLVGFPRMQYWWIAR from the coding sequence ATGACCTTGACACGCCGCTTACCCCGCCGGTGGGGGGCCGCCACCGCCGCCATCCTGCTGGCCGGGTCTGTCCTCGCCGGATGCGGCCGCCACCCCGCCGCCGGGCCGGCCCCGTCGGAACGGCCCCAGGCCGGCGGTACCATCGTCTACGCCGCCCCTCCCGAAACCGATATCAACTGGTACCTGCCCCTGGCCGGAACCGAATTCAACTCCCTGTACAACTTCCAGCTCATTTATCAGCTGTATAAACCCCTCATTTGGATCAACCACCAGTACCAAGTCAACTGGGCCACCTCCGTCGCCAGGGCGGTCACCTGGAACCCTCAGGGCACGGTGTATCACATCTTTCTGCACCGCCGGTGGCACTGGTCCGACGGCCGTCCCGTCACCAGCCGCAACGTCCTCTTCACCTGGGAGGTCCTCCGGGCTGCCTCCAACCGCCATGCCCCGGCCCCCTGGCCCTATGCCGACACCGGCATGGGCGGCCTGCCCGGCAATATCCGCCGGGTGACCGCCGACGGCCCCTACGAGCTGACCATCACCTTGAAGCAGCCCGTCAACCAGGAATGGTTCCTCTATAATGGCATCGCCCAGCTGACACCGATGCCGGCCGCGGCCTGGGACCGGTATCCCCGGGACATGACCCGGGAGCTGGCATACCTGGGCCAGAACGGGACCAATCCCGGCTTCGACCGCGTGGTGGACGGCCCCTACCGCCTCACCCGGGCGGTGGACAAGCAAAGCTGGACCCTGAGCCCGAATCCGTCCTACGACGGGCACAAGGCCCTGGCCACCATCGTCCTCACCTATGAGGCCTCCGACGCGGCCGAGTTTGCCGCCCTTAAAAGCGGGGCGGCCCAGGTGGGCAGCCTCGACCCCACCCAGTGGGGGGCGCGGGCCCAGCTGACCCACGACCGCGTCCGTCCGGCGTATCCCTTTGCCTTCTTCGGGGTCGAGCTCAACATGAACCCCTCCGACCCCGGAGGGCTGGGGCCGGTCTTCCGCCGGTTGTACGTCCGCCAGGCTCTGGAGATGGGCATCGACCAGGCTGCCATCGACCGCCTGTGGCACGGCTTTGCACCCCCCCAGTACGGGCCGGTGCCTACCATCCCCCGCACCGCCTTCCTGGCTCCCGGCCTCAACCACCCGCTCTATCCCTTCGACCCCGCCCGGGGCCAGGCATTGCTGGAGCAGCACGGCTGGCGCGACGTGCATGGGGTCATGACCCGCCGGGGGGTGCGGCTGGCCTTCACCCTCCTGGTTCCCGCGGGCAGCGGCATCCTGACTCAGGATGCCGAGCTGCTGAAGGCGGATTGGGCCCGGGAAGGGGTCCAGGTCACCCTCCGGCCTGAGCCCTTCGCCGATATCACGGCCGCCATCGGCAATCCCAAGGCGTCCTGGTCGGCGGCCGTCGGCCAGGGCATCGTCTACGGGGGCAGCTATCCCACCGGGGGGGAGATGTTCAGCAGCCGGGGCGGCATGAACACATACGGCTACGCCGATCCCGTCATGGACCGCCTCATCGCCCGCACCCACCAGCCTGCGGCCACCCCGGCCGCCGCCCTGCAGGCCTTTCAGGCCTATGAACGTTACGCCGCCCGTCAGCTGCCGATGCTGTGGATCAACAACGCCGTCACCCTGTCGGTGGTAGCGGACAACGTGCACAACGCCTACCATTATTTCAACTACCTGGTGGGGTTCCCGCGCATGCAGTACTGGTGGATCGCCCGCTGA
- a CDS encoding transposase, with protein MRTHQAFRFALDPSPRVERALASHVGARRFAFNGGLALVKARLDAHARGEAVAVPWTLPALRREWNRAKEALAPWWREHSKEAYASGLAGLADALRNWRDSRHGRRKGRRMGFPRFRKKGRGRESVGFTTGAIRVDDQSPVVLPRIGRVRTHEPTTKLLARLRSGTARILRATVSREGGRWFVSFACEVEREPGTPRRPETVVGVDAGVRHLAVLSTGETVPNPRPLQRALKRIARLNRELARRQPGSRNRAKTRRRLARLHAHLAHIQQDAWHRLTTRLARTYGTVVVERLHVAGMLRNRRLSRALADTVLAELRRQLTYRTVWYGSHLVEADPFYPSSKTCSRCRTVKETLPLWERTFRCDACGLVRDRDENAARNLAALAVAVAGSGPETENARGRDVRPTARRAVPEETGSPQGEAPAARTP; from the coding sequence ATGAGGACGCATCAAGCCTTCCGGTTCGCCCTGGATCCCTCTCCCCGCGTTGAGCGGGCGCTGGCCTCCCACGTGGGGGCCCGCCGCTTCGCCTTCAACGGGGGGCTGGCGCTCGTCAAGGCCCGCCTGGACGCCCATGCCCGGGGCGAGGCCGTGGCGGTGCCCTGGACGCTGCCCGCCCTGCGCCGGGAGTGGAACCGGGCCAAGGAGGCCCTCGCCCCCTGGTGGCGGGAGCACTCCAAGGAAGCCTATGCGTCCGGCCTGGCGGGCCTGGCGGACGCGCTCCGGAACTGGCGGGACAGCCGGCACGGCCGGCGCAAGGGCCGCCGCATGGGCTTCCCCCGCTTCCGCAAGAAGGGCCGGGGCCGGGAGTCGGTGGGCTTCACCACCGGGGCGATCCGGGTGGACGACCAAAGCCCCGTCGTCCTGCCCCGGATCGGCCGGGTGCGGACCCACGAGCCGACCACGAAGCTGCTGGCGCGGCTGCGGTCGGGGACGGCGCGCATCCTGCGGGCTACGGTGAGCCGGGAGGGCGGGCGGTGGTTCGTCAGCTTCGCCTGCGAGGTGGAGCGGGAGCCCGGCACGCCCCGGCGTCCGGAGACGGTGGTGGGGGTGGACGCGGGCGTACGGCATCTCGCTGTCCTCTCCACGGGAGAAACGGTCCCCAATCCCCGGCCGCTCCAGCGGGCGCTCAAGCGCATCGCCCGCCTCAATCGGGAATTGGCCCGGCGCCAGCCGGGGAGCCGGAACCGGGCCAAGACCCGCCGAAGGCTCGCGCGTCTGCACGCCCACCTCGCGCACATCCAGCAGGACGCCTGGCACCGGTTGACCACCCGGTTGGCCCGCACCTACGGGACGGTGGTGGTCGAGCGTCTGCATGTGGCGGGGATGCTGCGCAACCGGCGCTTGAGCCGCGCCCTCGCGGATACGGTCCTGGCCGAACTCCGACGGCAGCTGACCTACAGGACGGTGTGGTATGGATCCCACCTGGTAGAGGCGGATCCGTTCTATCCCAGCAGCAAGACCTGCTCGCGGTGCCGCACCGTAAAAGAGACGCTGCCCCTCTGGGAGCGGACCTTCCGCTGCGACGCCTGCGGGCTCGTGCGGGATCGGGACGAGAACGCGGCCCGCAATCTTGCGGCCCTGGCGGTCGCCGTCGCCGGGAGTGGCCCGGAGACGGAAAACGCCCGTGGACGGGACGTAAGACCCACCGCTCGGCGGGCAGTCCCGGAAGAAACGGGAAGCCCGCAGGGGGAGGCGCCAGCCGCTCGGACCCCGTAA
- the appB gene encoding oligopeptide ABC transporter (permease) (Evidence 2a : Function from experimental evidences in other organisms; PubMedId : 7997159, 15849754, 16850406, 26728191; Product type t : transporter) gives MPGYLLRRLLAAVPVLVGITAISFLLLHLIPGSPARVLLGSHYTPARAAALTRQWGLNRPLWQQYGLWLTHALAGHFGYSYAYHQPVRRLILENLPRTLELVAAALVLSHLLAILLGALQAYYAGSWFDRLLTAAGYFFYAMPQFWLGLLLISVFALRLGWLPAGGVSNPALMHPGAGDRLRHLVLPVTTLVLTTTAGWARYVRTAMQETLSQDYIRTARAKGLSEARVLWVHALRNAVLPLITLGGLSLPGLLAGSLVVEQVFNIPGMGLLFWNAAESRDYPVLLAIVTLLGFLTVLGNLLADLLYAWADPRIRDG, from the coding sequence ATGCCGGGTTATCTCCTGCGCCGCCTGCTGGCCGCGGTCCCGGTGCTGGTCGGGATCACTGCCATCAGCTTCCTGCTCCTGCACCTCATCCCCGGCAGCCCGGCCCGCGTCCTGCTGGGGTCGCATTACACCCCCGCCCGGGCGGCGGCCCTGACCCGGCAATGGGGACTAAACCGGCCGCTGTGGCAGCAGTACGGCCTCTGGCTGACCCACGCCCTGGCCGGACACTTCGGCTATTCCTACGCCTACCATCAACCGGTGCGGCGCCTCATCCTGGAAAACCTGCCCCGGACCCTGGAACTGGTGGCGGCCGCGCTGGTATTGAGCCACCTGCTGGCGATCCTGCTGGGGGCACTGCAGGCCTATTACGCCGGCAGCTGGTTCGACCGCCTGCTCACCGCGGCCGGCTACTTCTTCTACGCCATGCCCCAGTTCTGGCTGGGCCTGCTCCTGATCTCGGTGTTTGCCCTACGCCTGGGTTGGCTGCCGGCCGGCGGTGTGAGCAACCCCGCCCTGATGCATCCGGGGGCGGGCGACCGCCTGCGCCACCTGGTGCTGCCCGTCACCACCCTGGTCCTCACCACCACCGCCGGCTGGGCCCGGTACGTGCGCACGGCCATGCAGGAGACCCTGAGCCAGGACTACATCCGGACCGCCCGCGCCAAGGGCCTGTCCGAGGCCCGGGTGCTGTGGGTGCACGCCCTGCGCAATGCGGTCCTGCCCCTCATCACCCTGGGCGGCCTCTCCCTCCCCGGCCTGCTGGCCGGCTCGCTGGTGGTGGAGCAGGTGTTCAATATCCCCGGCATGGGGCTCCTCTTCTGGAACGCAGCCGAGTCCCGCGACTATCCGGTGCTGCTGGCGATCGTCACCCTCCTCGGCTTCCTGACCGTGCTAGGCAACCTGTTGGCCGACCTCCTCTATGCTTGGGCCGATCCCCGCATCCGGGACGGCTAG
- a CDS encoding ABC transmembrane type-1 domain-containing protein, whose amino-acid sequence MQTSLLLPPRGAGPALMPRPGVWTRFRRHPLARAGGAGLALLVAFTFLGPVVYPINPDQPHLAHLLQPPGGGFPLGTDGLGRDELARLMWGGQPALETGFAAAAVAVVAGTAYGMIAGLAGGVVDAVLMRLVDVVLAVPPLFLLLFLGAVLRPGVPLLILILGAVSWSPVSRLVRAEVLRLKQLPFVEAEYAMGAGPLHMMRQALLPNLLGVVLVTATFTTADAILAVAVLSFLGLGLPPPAPNWGRMLASAMGTMYQHTWWLVYPPGLAILATELSLTWVGDALRAAFDPRLTP is encoded by the coding sequence ATGCAGACCTCCCTGCTGTTGCCTCCGCGCGGGGCGGGACCGGCCTTGATGCCCCGGCCCGGGGTCTGGACGCGTTTCCGCCGCCATCCCCTGGCCCGGGCCGGCGGGGCCGGCCTCGCCCTGCTGGTCGCCTTCACCTTTCTGGGGCCGGTGGTTTACCCGATCAACCCCGACCAGCCCCACTTGGCCCATCTGCTGCAGCCGCCGGGCGGCGGATTTCCCCTCGGCACCGACGGCCTGGGGCGGGATGAGCTGGCGCGCCTGATGTGGGGCGGCCAACCCGCCCTGGAAACCGGCTTCGCCGCCGCCGCGGTGGCGGTCGTGGCCGGCACCGCCTACGGCATGATCGCCGGCCTGGCGGGCGGGGTGGTGGACGCGGTGTTGATGCGGCTGGTGGATGTGGTCCTGGCAGTGCCGCCGCTGTTCCTGCTCCTGTTCCTGGGGGCCGTGCTGCGCCCGGGGGTCCCGCTCCTTATCCTGATCCTGGGGGCTGTCAGCTGGAGCCCGGTCAGCCGGCTGGTGCGGGCGGAGGTCCTGCGCCTGAAACAGCTGCCGTTTGTGGAAGCGGAATACGCCATGGGGGCCGGGCCCCTGCACATGATGCGCCAGGCATTACTGCCCAACCTGCTGGGCGTGGTGCTGGTGACGGCCACATTCACCACGGCAGACGCCATCCTGGCGGTGGCGGTCCTGAGCTTCCTCGGCCTCGGGCTGCCGCCGCCGGCCCCCAACTGGGGCCGCATGCTCGCCTCCGCCATGGGCACCATGTACCAGCACACCTGGTGGCTGGTCTACCCGCCCGGCCTCGCCATCCTCGCGACCGAGCTGTCCTTGACCTGGGTCGGGGATGCCCTGCGCGCCGCCTTCGACCCCCGCCTGACGCCCTAG
- the spoIVA gene encoding morphogenetic stage IV sporulation protein (Evidence 2a : Function from experimental evidences in other organisms; PubMedId : 11160095, 17114257, 17427285, 24810258, 26387458, 28408070; Product type cp : cell process), translated as MMETTRDARMEKLEKFDLFKDLAERTGGDVYIGVVGPVRTGKSTFIKRFMERMVIPAISDPNDRQRAIDSLPQSGTGRTIMTTEPKFIPDDGIEIALSDAISFKARLVDCVGYAVEGALGYLEDEGPRMILTPWSETPMPFEEAAEIGTRKVIEEHSTIGLVITTDGSFGELPREAYEPAEERVVRELSELGKPFVVVLNTARPFAEETLALAQDLSERYDVPVLPHNCLELRTEDIASILEQVLYEFPVNSIDFELLDWLPALPEDHWLRQSFAQLTESVRQGIHRLRDVTAAVRELGSHELVQEVRLAHMDLGTGSAAVSLGARDDLFYRVLAEMADRHVAGRADIVRLWREYVEAKAEWDKVAEAVRDVRATGYGMVPPTLSELVLEEPQPIRRGNQFGVRLKATAPSIHMIRADIETEITPIIGTERQADELVQYLMEQFEDDPKRLWETNLFGRSLHEVVKEGIQSKLFKMPENAQEKLQETLQRIINEGSGGLICIII; from the coding sequence TTGATGGAGACCACGCGGGACGCACGCATGGAGAAGCTGGAAAAGTTTGACCTCTTCAAGGACCTGGCGGAACGGACCGGCGGGGACGTGTACATCGGAGTGGTCGGCCCGGTGCGCACCGGCAAATCCACCTTCATCAAGCGGTTCATGGAGCGGATGGTCATCCCCGCCATCTCCGACCCCAACGACCGGCAGCGGGCCATCGACTCCCTGCCCCAAAGCGGGACGGGGCGCACCATTATGACCACCGAGCCCAAGTTCATTCCCGACGACGGGATTGAAATCGCGCTCTCCGACGCCATCAGCTTTAAGGCCCGCCTGGTGGACTGTGTGGGTTATGCGGTGGAGGGGGCCCTGGGCTACCTGGAGGACGAAGGCCCGCGCATGATCCTGACCCCGTGGTCCGAGACACCGATGCCGTTCGAAGAGGCGGCGGAAATCGGCACCCGCAAGGTGATCGAGGAGCACTCCACCATCGGCCTGGTGATTACCACCGACGGCAGTTTCGGGGAGCTGCCCCGGGAGGCCTACGAGCCGGCTGAGGAGCGGGTGGTGCGGGAGCTGAGCGAGCTGGGCAAACCCTTCGTGGTGGTGCTCAACACCGCCCGCCCCTTCGCGGAGGAGACCCTGGCCCTGGCCCAGGACCTCTCGGAACGCTACGACGTGCCGGTCCTGCCGCACAACTGCCTCGAACTGCGGACGGAGGATATTGCCAGTATCCTGGAGCAGGTGCTCTATGAATTCCCGGTCAACAGCATCGACTTCGAGCTGCTGGACTGGCTACCGGCTCTGCCCGAGGACCACTGGCTGCGCCAGAGTTTCGCCCAGCTCACCGAATCGGTGCGGCAGGGCATCCACCGGTTGCGCGACGTGACCGCCGCGGTGCGCGAACTGGGCAGCCATGAGCTGGTGCAGGAGGTGCGCCTGGCCCACATGGACCTCGGCACCGGCTCCGCTGCCGTCAGCCTGGGGGCGCGGGACGACCTGTTCTACCGGGTGCTGGCCGAGATGGCGGACCGCCACGTGGCCGGCCGGGCGGACATCGTGCGCCTGTGGCGGGAGTACGTGGAGGCCAAGGCGGAATGGGACAAGGTGGCGGAGGCGGTGCGCGACGTGCGGGCCACCGGCTACGGGATGGTGCCGCCGACCCTTTCCGAACTGGTGCTGGAGGAGCCCCAGCCCATCCGGCGCGGCAACCAGTTCGGGGTCCGGCTCAAGGCCACCGCCCCTTCCATACACATGATCCGGGCGGACATCGAGACCGAGATTACCCCCATCATCGGCACCGAACGCCAGGCCGACGAACTGGTGCAGTACCTGATGGAACAGTTTGAGGACGATCCGAAGCGCCTGTGGGAGACCAACCTCTTCGGCCGTTCCCTGCATGAGGTGGTCAAGGAGGGGATCCAGTCCAAGTTGTTCAAGATGCCCGAGAACGCCCAGGAGAAGCTGCAGGAGACCTTGCAGCGGATCATCAACGAGGGCTCCGGCGGGCTCATCTGCATCATCATCTGA
- the gpsA gene encoding Glycerol-3-phosphate dehydrogenase [NAD(P)+] 1, with product MSGPAKAVTVFGGGSWGLTLAALAARSGAEAVTLWVRREAVADHLRRTRRHPDFLPQLRLPAMVEVTTDLGVAADRAPLWLLAVPSQYLRGVAVRLGPPPPGVSAVSAAKGLEQPRGLRMTEVLHELWGPVAVGALSGPNLAVEVAAGKPAATVLALEDPGAFGPWSQVLGGANLRVYLQTDVVGVELGGALKNILALAAGMADAQDLGASAKAALITRGLHEMGRLAVSLGARVDTLAGLAGLGDVVVTAFSVHSRNHWCGFELGRGRRLTEVLASTNMVVEGVETARVAQRMGHERGLSLPITDEVVAILDGKPVQRALRDLMARTLVPERD from the coding sequence ATGAGCGGACCGGCTAAGGCGGTCACCGTCTTCGGCGGCGGCAGCTGGGGGCTCACCCTGGCCGCGCTCGCCGCCCGCTCCGGGGCCGAGGCGGTCACCCTCTGGGTCCGGCGGGAAGCGGTGGCCGACCACCTCCGGCGCACCCGCCGGCATCCTGACTTCCTCCCCCAGCTGCGGCTGCCGGCGATGGTGGAGGTGACCACCGACCTGGGCGTCGCGGCGGACCGGGCGCCGCTGTGGCTGCTAGCGGTGCCCAGCCAGTATCTCCGCGGCGTGGCGGTCCGCCTGGGTCCGCCACCCCCCGGGGTCTCGGCGGTGTCGGCCGCCAAGGGGCTGGAGCAGCCGCGGGGCTTGCGCATGACCGAGGTGCTGCATGAGCTGTGGGGTCCGGTGGCGGTGGGGGCCCTCAGCGGGCCCAACCTTGCGGTCGAGGTGGCGGCCGGCAAACCGGCCGCCACCGTGCTGGCCCTAGAGGATCCCGGTGCCTTCGGCCCCTGGTCGCAGGTGCTGGGCGGTGCTAACCTGCGCGTCTACCTGCAGACGGACGTGGTCGGGGTGGAACTGGGCGGGGCCTTGAAGAATATTCTGGCTCTGGCAGCGGGCATGGCCGACGCCCAGGACCTGGGGGCCAGTGCCAAGGCGGCCCTCATCACCCGTGGCCTGCATGAGATGGGGCGGCTGGCCGTGAGCCTGGGGGCCCGGGTGGACACCCTGGCCGGGCTGGCCGGGCTGGGGGACGTGGTGGTGACCGCCTTCTCGGTGCATTCCCGCAACCACTGGTGCGGCTTCGAGCTCGGCCGCGGGCGCCGGCTGACGGAAGTGCTGGCCTCCACCAACATGGTGGTGGAAGGGGTGGAGACGGCGCGGGTTGCGCAGCGCATGGGCCACGAACGGGGCCTTTCCCTTCCCATCACCGACGAGGTGGTGGCCATTCTGGATGGCAAGCCGGTACAACGGGCCCTGCGGGACCTGATGGCCCGTACCCTGGTCCCCGAACGCGACTAA